Proteins encoded within one genomic window of Minwuia thermotolerans:
- a CDS encoding GNAT family N-acetyltransferase, with translation MLADHELYGTGSLGRVTMRKITSLERDLLRDHFLSLDPVSRRMRFCSIVKDAFIVRYVSRIEWLRSTILGAFVDGKLRGVAELIATPEVWSGRAELAISVQPGFQNRGIGASLLERILDMARNRFVSRVEMICLLENHRMQRLAGKNGATLKTRFGAVEGRITPPWPSYLTLMEEAAAEGEAMFRAFMDVPKLSDRRDAG, from the coding sequence ATGCTTGCCGATCACGAACTTTACGGAACCGGCAGCCTTGGCCGTGTCACGATGCGGAAAATCACCTCTCTCGAGCGCGATCTCCTGCGCGATCATTTCCTGTCGCTGGATCCGGTTTCGCGGCGCATGCGCTTCTGCAGCATCGTCAAGGATGCCTTCATCGTCCGCTATGTCAGCCGCATCGAATGGCTCAGGAGCACCATCCTCGGCGCCTTCGTCGATGGCAAGCTGCGCGGGGTCGCCGAACTGATTGCCACGCCCGAGGTCTGGTCCGGACGTGCCGAACTGGCGATCTCGGTCCAGCCCGGTTTCCAGAACCGGGGAATTGGCGCATCCCTGCTGGAGCGGATACTCGACATGGCCCGCAACCGCTTCGTAAGCCGCGTCGAGATGATCTGCCTGCTGGAGAACCATCGGATGCAGCGGCTGGCGGGAAAGAACGGCGCAACCCTGAAGACCCGCTTCGGCGCCGTCGAGGGACGTATCACGCCGCCCTGGCCGAGCTATCTGACCTTGATGGAAGAAGCGGCGGCGGAGGGCGAGGCGATGTTCCGCGCATTTATGGACGTGCCGAAATTGTCGGACCGCCGTGACGCTGGTTGA